The genomic stretch GTGTGGAACCGTCCGGCAGGCGCGTCAGTATACTCTCGCCATGACCGATCCCGCCGGAGTGACGCGCCAGGACGCTCCGGATCTGGCCCTGCCGGATCTGGGTGACCTGATCCGGGCCGGTGAGTGGCGCCGTGCCCTGGCCACCGCCCGCGTGGGCCGGGCTGACGCCGAGCTCGAAGACGCGCTGTCGGCCGTAGTCGGCATTCTGGAGGCCGTGCGGGCCCGGCGGGCGCCCGCCGCCCGGCGGGCCCTGCGCGACCTGCGCGAGGCGCTGGCGGGGGGCACGGCTCCCGAGTTCACGGTGCTGCGCCGACACCTCGACCTGGACGCCATCGAGGCCGCGCTGACGGCGGTGTCCACACGGGCTGCCGACCTGCCCGAACAGGCCGATCTGGAGGCCAGCCTGGCCCCGGCGCTGACCGTGGCCCTCACGCGGGCCGAGGCGCTGAACACCCTGGGGGTGAGGGCCGCCGCCCTGGGCGACACCGACCGTGCCCGCGACCTGTTCGAGGAGGCCCTGGCGAGCGATCCCGGACACTACCGCGCCATGACGAACCTGGGCAACCTCAGCCTGGAGGCCGGTGACGCCGGGGCCGCCGAGGCCCGCTACCGCGAGGCGATCCGGTTGAACGCCGAGTTCGACGGCGCCCACCACAACCTGGGCGTGGCGCTGCGGCGTCAGGGCCGTGTGGGCGAGGCCGTCGGCGCGATCCGCCGGGGCCAGCGGCTGGGCATGCGCCGCTCGAAGGACGACACGGAGGCCGAGATGAAGGAGCAGTTTGCCGCCACGCCGGTGCTGCGCTGGGGCCGGATGGCGCTGCTGGTGGTGATCGTGGTGCTGGTGGCGCTGGCGCTGCGCAGCGCGGTCGGCTGACCGGTGTCCACGCCCGGCTCGCCGCAGTGGGTGCTCGGCCCGGACGGTGCCCGCCGCATCGACGCCCGGCTGGACAGAGCGCGGCTGCTGGATCTGACCATGGAAGACGCGGGGCGGGCGGTGGCCGATGCCGTGTCGGCCCGCGCAGGCGGGGGCCGGATCCTGCTGCTGGCGGGCGGCGGCGCGAACGGCGGCGACGCCTTCGTGGCCGCCCGGCACCTGATGGTGCGGGGCATGGAGGCGGCGGTGCTCGCCCGGCCCTCGACCCACCCACTGACCGTGCTGAACCGGCGGCGCTGGCGGGCGGTCGGCGGCGCCGTGGCCGCGCTGGGGCCGGCGACCCTGCGCCGTGAGCTGCGCGGCGCGGCCGTGGTCGTGGACGGCCTGCTGGGCACCGGCTTCACGCCCCCGCTGCGCCCGGCGCTGGCGGAACTCACGGGGATGGTGAACGCCTGGCGCCACGCCGCTGGGCAGGTCGTGTCGATCGACGTGCCCAGCGGCGTACACGCGACCGACGCCCACGTGCCGGACGGGGCCATGCAGGCCGACGCGACCGTGACGTTCATGGGCATCAAGCCGGCCCTGCTGTTCGGCCCCGCCGCCGCCCTGGCGGGCGAGGTGACGGTCGCTCCGCTGTCGGTCATGCCGGCGTGGATCGAACAGGAGGCACTGGCGGCGTGGCCCACCGACGCGCGGGTGGCGGCCCTGCTGCCCCGCCGCCATGCCGACGCCCACAAGGGCACCGCCGGGCGGGTGTGGATCGTGGGCGGCCACCCCGGCACCACCGGCGCTCCGGCCCTGGCCGGGGTGGGCGCACTGCGGGCCGGGGCCGGTCTGGTCACCGTGCACTCCACCGCCGACGTACCGCTGATCACCGCCGAGTTGATGGTGCGGCGGCACGCGGCGTGGACACCTGCCCTGACACGGCTGCGTGACGCGCCCCGGCCCGACGCCGTGGCGGTCGGGATGGGGCTGGGGCCGGAGGCGGTCGCGGTGACGCGCGAGCTGCTCTCGTGGGAGATTCCCGCCGTCGTGGACGCCGATGCCCTGCAGCCAGACCTGGCCGGTGCCGGGCACGACCGGGTGATCTGGACGCCGCATCCCGGCGAGGCCGCCAGACTGCTCGGCTGCGCCACCACCGAGATCACTGCGGATCCGCTGGGGATCGCGCGAGCCCTCCACGACCGGCTGGGCGGCGTGGTCGTCCTGAAGGGCGGCCCGAGCGTGGTGGCCCACGCCGGCGGGCTGAGCGTGGCGCGGGGCGGGCATCCGGGAATGGCCAGCGCCGGCATGGGCGACACACTGTCGGGCGTCCTGGTGGCGCTGCTGGGCCAGGGCATGACCGCGCCGGACGCGGCGGTCGCCGGCGTGCGTCTGCACGCTCGGGCCGGCGAGCGGGCCGGGGCCGCACACGGATATGGTCTGATCGCCTCGGACGTGGCACAGGAACTGGGCGGCGCGTGGATGGACGTGATCCGCAGTGGCCCGGCGGGCCCATGGTACGGTCGCTAGCATGCAGGGCCTGCTGAGTGATATTCCGCTGCTGGGCGCACTCGAACTGATCCATGCGACCCGGCAGACCGGGGTGCTGGAGGTGCAGACGGAGGTGCCCTACACGGTCGCGTTCGTGGGCGGTGAGATCGTGTCGGGCGGGATTGTCGACTGGATCGGTCTGGATGCCCTGTATGCCAGTCCCCTGCTGGCCGAGGTCGGGTCGTTCGCCTTCGAGCGCCGCGCCGTGACCGGCCGGGCACTGGGCGCGTTCAACCACGTGATGTCCGACTGGGCCCGCACGACCGACGAATGGAAGGAGATCTGTGCGGTCATCGGCAGCCCCAGCCGGTACTACCGGGGTGCCGAGCCCCTGTTCGATCTGGAGGGCGGTCGCTCGGTGCGGGCGGTGGCCCGCGAGGCGGAGGTGCCGGTCGTCCAGGTGGCACAGTTCGTGGTGAAGGCCCGGCGCGAGGGTCGGCTGGAGGCCAGAGACCGCTTCGAGTGGTTCCGCCTGCGACTCCAGGCGGTGCCCGGCCGTTCCGGTCGCCTGCCGGAGCCGATGCCGCCCCTGGGCCACCTGGTCGACCGCGGCGAGATCACCCTGCGCGAGGCCCGCGCCCGGCTGCTGGGCGAGCTGCGCACGGGGCTGCGCTTTCCGGGCAGCGGCTGGGTCTGGCGGGACCTGGTCTGGGAAGTGCAGCAGGACATGGAGTCGGCCACGCCCCGCTGAGCGACCGGGCCGTCAGGGCGGCCGGTATAGAATGCCGCCCATGCTGTTCGTGTCCATGCTGCTGCTCGCTGTGGCCTTCCTCGTGGGAAGTGCGCCGGTCGGGCACACCCTGCTGGCCCGCGTCGGCGTGGACGGACGCATGCACAGCGCGTACAACCTGGGCGTCGAGAACGTCCTGCGCCGCGTGGGGCCGGGGCTGGCATTGACCACGGCGCTGCTGGACGCGGCCAAGGGCTTCGTGGCTGTGCTGATGGCCGCGAGCATCCAGGTGCCGGAGGTGGCGGTGCTGGGTGCGCTGGCCGCGTACCTGGGCCACCTCAATCCGCCGCCGCGCCTGTACGGCCCGATGCCGCCGCGCGGCCGGGGCAATCTGGTGCTGCTGGGCGTGCTGGCCGGGCTGGCCGTCACGCAGGCTGTGCCCCTGTGGGCCGCCGCCCTGCCGGTCGTGGTGTACGCGGCCGTCAGCGGGTACTGGGGCTTTGTCACGCTGGGCACCCTGTCGGGCCTGTTCGCCTTCGCGCTGACGGTGGGGCTGCTGCCCACGCCGGTACCGGCGAAACTGGCGGCGCTGGGCCTGCTGATCGCGGCGACGTGGCGCTTCAAGGAGAACCTGGGCCGCATCCTGGACGGCACCGAACCCCGGCTGGGTGACGCCGTGCCGCTGGCCGGACAGCGCGCCGACGAGGTCGTCACGGCCTTCATGATCCATCCGATGACGCTGGAGAACTTCTGGCAGGCGCGGAGATTTGCGTGGCTGCGGCCTCTGGTCGAGCGGGGGCTGGTCAGCGAGGCCAGCGTCCGGGATCTGGCCCGGACGCTGCGGCCCATGAAGGTCGGCGAACTCCACGGCATCCGCACGGTCGATGGCAAGAGCATCCGCTGCTACCTGCTCTCCAGCCCCCTGCTGCCCGACGTGTTCCGCGACGACCCGGAGCTGGCGACGCGCCGGGCCATCGAGGGGGCACGGCTGGCCCGTGAGCTGGGCGCCGAGGTCTTCGGCCTGGGCGCGTTCTGGTCGGTCGTGGGCAACAAGGGCCTGGACGTGCAGGCCGCGGTGCCCGAGATCACGATCACGAACGGCGGGGCGTACACGTCGGGCACCATCAAGGCCGCGATTCCCGGCATTCTGGAGCACTTTGCCGCCACGGGCCGCGACCTCAGGGAGGCGACGGCGGCGGTGGTCGGCGCGAACGGTGTGGTCGCCTTCGGGATCGCCCGTACCATTGCCCCGCA from Deinococcus sp. AB2017081 encodes the following:
- a CDS encoding glycerol-3-phosphate acyltransferase; the encoded protein is MLFVSMLLLAVAFLVGSAPVGHTLLARVGVDGRMHSAYNLGVENVLRRVGPGLALTTALLDAAKGFVAVLMAASIQVPEVAVLGALAAYLGHLNPPPRLYGPMPPRGRGNLVLLGVLAGLAVTQAVPLWAAALPVVVYAAVSGYWGFVTLGTLSGLFAFALTVGLLPTPVPAKLAALGLLIAATWRFKENLGRILDGTEPRLGDAVPLAGQRADEVVTAFMIHPMTLENFWQARRFAWLRPLVERGLVSEASVRDLARTLRPMKVGELHGIRTVDGKSIRCYLLSSPLLPDVFRDDPELATRRAIEGARLARELGAEVFGLGAFWSVVGNKGLDVQAAVPEITITNGGAYTSGTIKAAIPGILEHFAATGRDLREATAAVVGANGVVAFGIARTIAPQVKRLIMVGRDLERLERSAATLRRAVKDTEIITTTSYDGLREAALIFTATSDPNPVIFPQHVQPGAWIFDEGRPADVDESVRTVPGVRIIPGGVVRPPGGMTSHIDLQFGEGAVPACLAETLIIAATGEHGRKSLGQQTLSENINFFVEEAHKLGFEVVD
- a CDS encoding tetratricopeptide repeat protein, whose product is MTDPAGVTRQDAPDLALPDLGDLIRAGEWRRALATARVGRADAELEDALSAVVGILEAVRARRAPAARRALRDLREALAGGTAPEFTVLRRHLDLDAIEAALTAVSTRAADLPEQADLEASLAPALTVALTRAEALNTLGVRAAALGDTDRARDLFEEALASDPGHYRAMTNLGNLSLEAGDAGAAEARYREAIRLNAEFDGAHHNLGVALRRQGRVGEAVGAIRRGQRLGMRRSKDDTEAEMKEQFAATPVLRWGRMALLVVIVVLVALALRSAVG
- a CDS encoding NAD(P)H-hydrate dehydratase, whose amino-acid sequence is MEDAGRAVADAVSARAGGGRILLLAGGGANGGDAFVAARHLMVRGMEAAVLARPSTHPLTVLNRRRWRAVGGAVAALGPATLRRELRGAAVVVDGLLGTGFTPPLRPALAELTGMVNAWRHAAGQVVSIDVPSGVHATDAHVPDGAMQADATVTFMGIKPALLFGPAAALAGEVTVAPLSVMPAWIEQEALAAWPTDARVAALLPRRHADAHKGTAGRVWIVGGHPGTTGAPALAGVGALRAGAGLVTVHSTADVPLITAELMVRRHAAWTPALTRLRDAPRPDAVAVGMGLGPEAVAVTRELLSWEIPAVVDADALQPDLAGAGHDRVIWTPHPGEAARLLGCATTEITADPLGIARALHDRLGGVVVLKGGPSVVAHAGGLSVARGGHPGMASAGMGDTLSGVLVALLGQGMTAPDAAVAGVRLHARAGERAGAAHGYGLIASDVAQELGGAWMDVIRSGPAGPWYGR
- a CDS encoding DUF4388 domain-containing protein is translated as MQGLLSDIPLLGALELIHATRQTGVLEVQTEVPYTVAFVGGEIVSGGIVDWIGLDALYASPLLAEVGSFAFERRAVTGRALGAFNHVMSDWARTTDEWKEICAVIGSPSRYYRGAEPLFDLEGGRSVRAVAREAEVPVVQVAQFVVKARREGRLEARDRFEWFRLRLQAVPGRSGRLPEPMPPLGHLVDRGEITLREARARLLGELRTGLRFPGSGWVWRDLVWEVQQDMESATPR